From one Novosphingobium sp. genomic stretch:
- the mnmE gene encoding tRNA uridine-5-carboxymethylaminomethyl(34) synthesis GTPase MnmE, whose product MQDTIFAPSSGAAPAAIAVIRISGPQAGEALRALAGRLPAPRRASYGALRDGEGQVLDHALLLWFPGPKTATGEDLAELHCHGGRAVIAAVEHALSQLPGLRKAEPGEFTRRAFTHGRIDLAEAEGLADLLSAETELQRQSAMASAGGALSALVDSWRQEVLSLSALVEAALDFADEDDVGGLPADVPVRLSDLRFTIAQWLDRPRAEALREGFRVVIAGPPNAGKSTLFNALVESEAAITAPIAGTTRDVLTHPVAIQGVPFRFFDTAGLRDETEDVVEAIGIERARAIVDQADLILWLGEEGQGPNADERLWDIEAQIDRIDHHAKSHPRHRVSAKSGEGVDDLRRDLVTHARAALPRPGEAALNQRQHAALAAVVSALQDAEARQDDPLLVGEGLRLARVSLDRLLGRATTEDMLDTLFGRFCIGK is encoded by the coding sequence ATGCAGGATACGATTTTCGCGCCCTCCAGCGGGGCGGCTCCAGCGGCGATTGCCGTCATCAGGATCAGCGGACCTCAAGCGGGGGAGGCCTTGCGGGCTTTGGCCGGAAGGCTGCCCGCGCCCCGTCGTGCCAGCTATGGAGCGCTGCGTGATGGTGAGGGCCAGGTGCTGGACCATGCGCTGCTGCTGTGGTTCCCCGGACCGAAGACGGCGACCGGTGAAGATCTGGCCGAACTGCACTGCCATGGCGGCCGCGCGGTGATCGCGGCCGTTGAGCATGCGCTGAGTCAGTTGCCCGGCCTGCGCAAGGCCGAGCCGGGCGAGTTCACCCGCCGCGCCTTCACCCATGGCCGCATCGATCTGGCCGAGGCCGAGGGTCTGGCCGATCTGCTCTCCGCCGAAACCGAACTGCAGCGACAGAGCGCGATGGCTTCTGCCGGCGGTGCCTTGTCGGCCTTGGTGGATAGCTGGCGTCAGGAGGTGTTGTCGCTTTCCGCGCTGGTCGAGGCGGCGCTGGATTTTGCCGATGAAGATGATGTGGGTGGCCTGCCGGCTGATGTGCCGGTGCGGCTGAGCGATCTGCGTTTCACCATTGCCCAGTGGCTGGATCGCCCGCGTGCCGAAGCGCTGCGCGAGGGGTTTCGCGTGGTGATCGCCGGGCCGCCCAATGCGGGCAAGTCGACTCTGTTCAATGCGCTGGTGGAAAGCGAAGCGGCCATCACCGCGCCGATCGCCGGGACGACGCGCGATGTGCTGACTCATCCCGTGGCGATTCAGGGCGTGCCGTTCCGCTTCTTCGATACGGCAGGGTTGCGCGATGAGACCGAGGATGTGGTGGAAGCCATTGGCATCGAGCGGGCGCGGGCGATTGTCGATCAGGCCGATCTGATCCTGTGGCTGGGTGAGGAAGGGCAGGGGCCAAATGCCGATGAGCGCCTGTGGGACATCGAAGCCCAAATCGACCGCATCGATCATCACGCCAAGAGTCATCCCCGTCATCGGGTCTCGGCAAAGAGCGGTGAGGGCGTGGATGATTTGCGTCGCGATCTGGTGACTCATGCGCGCGCCGCCCTTCCCCGTCCGGGAGAGGCGGCGTTGAATCAGCGTCAGCATGCAGCGCTCGCCGCGGTGGTGTCCGCGCTTCAGGACGCCGAAGCGCGACAGGATGATCCGCTGCTTGTGGGGGAGGGGCTGCGCCTCGCCCGCGTCTCGCTCGACCGCCTGCTGGGCCGGGCCACCACCGAGGATATGCTCGACACGCTGTTCGGCCGCTTCTGCATCGGCAAATGA
- a CDS encoding DUF6489 family protein, translated as MKLNLEIDCSPEEARRFLGLPDVTRANEMYMDAVLKAMQGGGSLEQLAEYTKQFAPMGQMGLKMFQQLIEAGVGMAGKPKG; from the coding sequence ATGAAGCTCAATCTTGAGATTGATTGCAGCCCGGAAGAGGCGCGGCGCTTTCTGGGCTTGCCCGATGTGACGCGGGCCAATGAGATGTATATGGATGCCGTGCTCAAGGCGATGCAGGGCGGCGGCAGTCTGGAGCAGCTTGCCGAATACACCAAGCAGTTCGCGCCGATGGGTCAGATGGGGCTGAAGATGTTCCAGCAGCTTATCGAGGCGGGCGTGGGCATGGCGGGCAAGCCCAAGGGCTGA
- a CDS encoding dienelactone hydrolase family protein, translating to MTTNTLIPSLDHKGEIPAYVAKPEGAPRGTVIVVPEIFGVNPGIVSKADDWANKGYVAVAPDVFWRQEAGVELDHDVPEEMTRALSMMGAHDFPAGLDDIRALIAWAHARNPGDKVGLVGFCMGGLIAYQAAARTDIDASVGYYGVGLDGLIGEAGNIKGELLLHIPTADAFTSAEQQKAIHAGLDSVPNVTLYDYEGLGHGFAETKGSRRDEAGAVLADARTVEFIAKFVG from the coding sequence ATGACAACCAACACGCTTATCCCCAGCCTTGACCACAAGGGCGAGATCCCCGCCTATGTCGCAAAGCCCGAGGGCGCCCCGCGCGGCACCGTGATCGTGGTGCCCGAGATCTTTGGCGTGAATCCCGGCATCGTCTCCAAGGCCGACGACTGGGCGAACAAGGGCTATGTCGCTGTCGCTCCCGACGTGTTCTGGCGTCAGGAAGCGGGCGTGGAACTGGACCACGATGTGCCCGAAGAGATGACTCGCGCCCTGTCCATGATGGGCGCCCATGACTTTCCCGCAGGGCTGGATGACATTCGCGCGCTGATCGCTTGGGCTCATGCTCGCAATCCGGGCGACAAGGTTGGGCTGGTCGGATTCTGCATGGGCGGGTTGATCGCCTATCAGGCTGCGGCGCGCACCGATATCGACGCCTCAGTCGGCTATTATGGTGTGGGCCTGGATGGGCTGATCGGTGAGGCCGGGAACATCAAGGGAGAGCTGCTGCTCCATATCCCCACCGCCGATGCCTTCACCTCGGCCGAGCAGCAGAAGGCGATTCATGCCGGGCTGGATTCAGTGCCGAATGTGACTCTGTATGATTATGAAGGGCTCGGGCACGGTTTCGCGGAAACCAAGGGAAGCCGCCGCGATGAGGCCGGAGCCGTGTTGGCCGATGCGCGGACGGTTGAGTTTATTGCGAAGTTTGTGGGGTAA
- a CDS encoding CopD family protein has product MDWILSMTYAWLKAGHIIFVIFWMAGLFMLPRYFVYHQESLPGTEEERRWIDRESKLLKIIMWPSLVAVWVFGLLLAHTIGAFSQGWFHAKLAMVLVLTGYHVWLAGYAKGLAKGDRKLPGKTLRLLNEVPGVAAAIIVILVIVRPF; this is encoded by the coding sequence ATGGATTGGATACTCTCGATGACCTACGCCTGGCTTAAGGCCGGCCATATCATCTTCGTCATCTTCTGGATGGCGGGGCTTTTCATGCTGCCGCGCTATTTCGTCTACCACCAGGAAAGCCTGCCCGGCACCGAGGAAGAGCGCCGCTGGATCGACCGCGAGAGCAAGCTGCTCAAGATCATCATGTGGCCGTCTCTGGTGGCGGTTTGGGTGTTCGGGCTGCTGCTGGCCCATACGATCGGGGCTTTCTCGCAGGGCTGGTTCCACGCCAAGCTTGCGATGGTGCTGGTGCTGACAGGCTATCACGTCTGGCTGGCGGGCTATGCCAAGGGACTGGCCAAGGGTGACCGCAAGCTGCCGGGGAAGACTCTGCGCCTGCTGAATGAGGTGCCCGGTGTGGCGGCGGCGATCATCGTGATTTTGGTGATTGTGCGGCCGTTTTAA
- the hemE gene encoding uroporphyrinogen decarboxylase: MPGPLLATLKGENLSRRPIWLMRQAGRYLPEYRALRAEKGGFLPLVYDSEAAAEITLQPLRRFGFDGAILFSDILIVPYAMGQDLAFLAGEGPHLSPKLVDHSLQALQGVPDRLSPIYETVRLVRASLKEEVTMLGFAGSPWTVATYMVNGEGSRDQHETRAYAYRDPEAFQAIIDAIIEVTVDYLDGQIKAGAEAVQLFDSWAGSLAPREYERWVIAPNATIAARIQAMHPTVPVIGFPKGSGEKLAAYARETGVNAVGVDETVDPLWAARELPAGMPVQGNLDPLLLLSGGAELEKRATEVLDAFADRPHVFNLGHGIGQTTPLAHVEQLLQVVRNWHR; this comes from the coding sequence ATGCCCGGTCCTTTGCTCGCCACCCTCAAAGGAGAGAACCTCTCTCGCCGTCCCATCTGGCTGATGCGACAAGCCGGGCGCTATCTTCCTGAATATCGCGCGCTTCGCGCGGAGAAGGGCGGCTTCCTGCCTCTGGTCTATGACAGCGAGGCAGCAGCAGAAATTACCTTGCAGCCTCTGCGCCGTTTCGGCTTCGATGGCGCCATCCTGTTTTCGGACATTCTGATCGTGCCTTATGCGATGGGGCAGGATCTGGCATTTCTGGCGGGCGAAGGGCCTCATCTCTCGCCTAAGCTTGTGGATCATAGTCTGCAGGCTTTGCAGGGGGTTCCAGACCGTCTGTCGCCCATCTACGAGACGGTGCGTCTGGTCAGAGCCTCGCTGAAGGAAGAGGTGACCATGCTGGGCTTTGCAGGAAGCCCCTGGACGGTCGCTACGTACATGGTGAATGGCGAGGGCAGCAGGGACCAGCATGAGACCCGCGCCTATGCCTATCGCGATCCTGAGGCCTTCCAGGCGATCATCGATGCCATCATCGAGGTGACCGTCGACTACCTCGATGGCCAGATCAAGGCCGGCGCCGAGGCGGTGCAGCTTTTCGACAGTTGGGCCGGCAGTCTGGCCCCGCGCGAATACGAACGCTGGGTGATCGCGCCGAACGCCACCATCGCCGCGCGGATTCAGGCCATGCACCCCACTGTGCCTGTGATCGGCTTCCCCAAAGGTTCGGGCGAGAAGCTGGCCGCCTATGCCCGCGAAACCGGCGTGAATGCCGTGGGCGTGGATGAAACCGTCGACCCGCTCTGGGCCGCGCGCGAATTGCCCGCTGGCATGCCGGTGCAGGGCAACCTCGATCCGCTGCTGCTGCTGTCCGGTGGCGCAGAGTTGGAGAAGCGCGCCACTGAGGTGCTCGACGCCTTTGCCGACCGCCCCCATGTCTTCAACCTGGGCCACGGCATCGGCCAGACGACGCCCCTGGCGCACGTCGAACAGTTGCTTCAGGTGGTGCGCAACTGGCACCGATGA
- a CDS encoding pyruvate, water dikinase regulatory protein, whose protein sequence is MNRLHLHLLSDSTGETLEMIAKAALAQFEDVEVNRHFWPMVRSQAHLDRVMGDIAANPGLVLYTMVSHDIRRMLEDRCLAMGLPAVPVLDSVTDALANMLGQQARGRPGKQHILDAAYFARVDAIHFSIAHDDGLNWENWEEADIVLAGVSRSSKTPTSIYLANRGYKVANIPIVVESPPPALLFGLRSPLVVGLTTAPERLVQVRRNRLLSMNHQTETSYVDVERVKTELLYARRMFADNGWPVIDVTRRSIEETAAAIISLLKDRSVQSVGAQAGNRPI, encoded by the coding sequence ATGAACCGCCTGCATCTGCATCTTCTTTCGGATTCCACCGGCGAAACGCTGGAGATGATCGCCAAGGCGGCGCTCGCCCAGTTCGAGGATGTGGAGGTCAACCGCCATTTCTGGCCGATGGTGCGCAGCCAGGCGCATCTCGACCGGGTGATGGGCGATATCGCGGCCAATCCGGGGCTGGTGCTCTATACGATGGTCAGCCACGACATCCGCCGCATGCTGGAGGACCGCTGCCTGGCGATGGGCCTGCCCGCCGTGCCGGTGCTGGATTCCGTCACCGATGCGCTGGCCAATATGCTGGGGCAGCAGGCGCGCGGTCGCCCCGGCAAACAGCATATTCTGGACGCGGCCTATTTCGCGCGCGTCGATGCGATTCACTTTTCCATCGCCCATGATGACGGGCTGAACTGGGAAAACTGGGAAGAGGCCGATATCGTGCTGGCGGGGGTCTCGCGCAGTTCGAAGACGCCGACCAGCATCTATCTGGCCAACCGCGGCTATAAGGTGGCGAACATCCCCATCGTGGTGGAAAGCCCGCCGCCTGCCCTGCTGTTCGGCCTGCGCTCGCCTTTGGTGGTGGGGTTGACGACGGCGCCCGAGCGACTGGTTCAGGTGCGCCGCAACCGGCTGCTCTCGATGAATCATCAGACCGAGACATCCTATGTCGATGTCGAAAGGGTGAAGACCGAATTGCTCTATGCTCGCCGCATGTTTGCCGACAATGGCTGGCCGGTGATCGATGTGACGCGCCGCTCGATCGAGGAGACGGCAGCGGCGATCATTTCGCTGTTGAAGGATCGCAGCGTCCAGTCGGTGGGCGCTCAGGCCGGGAATCGTCCGATATGA
- a CDS encoding nucleoside triphosphate pyrophosphatase — protein sequence MTVNAVPLVLASKSASRRAMLTAAGVPYTIQPADVDERALESALADAAPADVALALAEAKALAVSEAERDALVLGSDSLVVVEGRRFDKPTSRENAEEHLRFFSGKVMELHSGAALARAGQTVWRHGEVARLHVRALDEAFIAQYLDAEWPEVAGCVGVFRVEGLGINLFETVDGSHFTVLGMPLLPVLGALRNQGVIA from the coding sequence ATGACCGTGAATGCTGTGCCGCTGGTGCTGGCCTCCAAAAGTGCCTCGCGCCGGGCGATGCTGACCGCCGCTGGCGTGCCCTATACGATTCAGCCCGCTGATGTGGATGAGCGCGCGCTTGAATCCGCGCTGGCCGACGCCGCGCCCGCCGATGTGGCGCTGGCTCTGGCCGAGGCGAAGGCTCTGGCGGTATCCGAAGCTGAGCGCGATGCGCTGGTGCTGGGCAGTGACTCGCTGGTGGTGGTCGAGGGCCGCCGCTTCGACAAGCCCACCAGCCGCGAGAATGCCGAGGAGCACCTGCGCTTCTTTTCGGGCAAGGTGATGGAGCTGCATTCCGGTGCTGCTCTCGCCCGCGCCGGGCAGACTGTGTGGCGCCATGGCGAGGTGGCGCGGCTGCATGTGCGCGCGCTGGATGAGGCTTTCATCGCCCAATATCTCGACGCGGAATGGCCCGAAGTGGCGGGATGCGTCGGTGTATTCCGTGTGGAAGGCCTGGGGATAAACCTGTTTGAAACTGTGGATGGCAGTCATTTCACGGTGCTGGGCATGCCCTTGCTGCCGGTGCTTGGCGCGCTGCGGAATCAAGGTGTTATCGCATGA
- the aroE gene encoding shikimate dehydrogenase: MTLPYAEVIGDPIIQSKSPIIHRHWLQALGMDGDYRHAHVTAEGLEAFLATRRSDENWRGCNVTMPHKQAIMPLLDVLDPLAQQVGAVNTVVRGADGRLTGYNTDVDGVAEPLSALVSRQDAHAYIIGAGGAARAAIFGVSRGAAATTSIFNRTAHKADELAILAKAPSGKGHPLTGLIPTHDHSHIIVNATSMGMGGQNPVPIDLSGFAADTIVFDMVYAPLETPLLAQARAQGLRTIDGLAMLIGQGAVAFEKFFGAPPPRDNNDAALRALLTA, translated from the coding sequence ATGACGCTCCCTTATGCGGAGGTGATCGGCGACCCCATCATCCAGTCCAAGTCGCCGATTATCCACAGGCACTGGCTGCAGGCGCTGGGGATGGATGGCGATTACCGCCACGCCCATGTCACCGCGGAAGGGCTGGAAGCGTTTCTCGCCACCCGCCGGAGCGATGAGAACTGGCGCGGCTGCAACGTCACGATGCCTCACAAGCAGGCGATCATGCCGCTGCTCGACGTGCTGGACCCGCTGGCGCAACAGGTTGGCGCGGTGAACACCGTGGTGCGCGGAGCGGACGGTCGGCTGACGGGCTACAACACCGATGTCGACGGCGTGGCCGAGCCGCTGTCGGCGCTGGTGTCGCGGCAGGATGCCCATGCCTATATCATCGGCGCGGGCGGCGCGGCGCGGGCCGCCATCTTCGGTGTGAGCCGTGGCGCCGCCGCGACGACCAGCATCTTCAATCGCACTGCTCACAAGGCTGATGAGCTGGCCATTCTTGCGAAAGCGCCATCCGGCAAGGGCCATCCGCTGACGGGTCTGATCCCGACTCATGACCACAGCCATATCATCGTCAACGCGACCAGCATGGGCATGGGTGGGCAAAATCCGGTGCCGATCGACCTGTCGGGCTTCGCTGCCGACACCATTGTCTTCGATATGGTCTATGCACCGCTGGAAACGCCTTTGCTGGCTCAGGCGCGCGCGCAGGGGCTGCGCACCATCGATGGGCTGGCGATGCTGATCGGCCAGGGCGCGGTGGCCTTCGAGAAGTTTTTCGGCGCCCCTCCCCCCCGCGACAACAACGATGCTGCCCTGCGGGCGCTGCTGACCGCATGA
- the coaE gene encoding dephospho-CoA kinase (Dephospho-CoA kinase (CoaE) performs the final step in coenzyme A biosynthesis.) — protein sequence MSRPFVLGLTGSIGMGKSAVAAMLEEIGVPVFDADAQVRLMQGPAGALLAAIEKAFPGTTGPQGVDRAKLGAAVFGDDAALARLEAIVHPAVAQARAQFLADHAAAPLVVYDIPLLFEKVGREGIDAVAVVSAPARAQRERVLARPGMTSEKFAAILARQMPDAQKRKLADHVIDTGTSLAQTRAQVAALIERLVPTR from the coding sequence ATGAGTCGTCCTTTCGTCCTCGGGCTGACGGGCTCGATCGGCATGGGCAAATCGGCGGTGGCCGCGATGCTGGAAGAGATCGGCGTGCCGGTCTTCGACGCCGATGCGCAGGTCCGCCTGATGCAAGGCCCGGCTGGCGCCCTGCTGGCTGCGATTGAAAAGGCCTTCCCCGGCACCACCGGCCCGCAAGGTGTGGACCGCGCAAAACTGGGCGCGGCGGTGTTCGGCGATGATGCGGCACTCGCCCGGCTGGAGGCCATTGTCCACCCCGCCGTGGCGCAGGCGCGTGCGCAATTTCTGGCCGATCACGCGGCGGCACCCTTGGTCGTTTATGATATTCCCCTGCTGTTTGAAAAGGTTGGGCGCGAGGGGATCGATGCCGTCGCCGTCGTCTCCGCTCCGGCGCGGGCCCAGCGCGAAAGGGTGCTGGCGCGCCCCGGCATGACTTCTGAAAAGTTCGCGGCGATCCTCGCGCGGCAGATGCCCGATGCGCAGAAACGCAAGCTGGCCGACCATGTGATCGACACCGGCACCAGCCTTGCGCAGACCCGCGCGCAGGTCGCGGCGCTGATCGAACGCTTGGTCCCGACACGATAA
- the dnaQ gene encoding DNA polymerase III subunit epsilon, with product MREIVFDTETTGLDPKTGDRLVEIGCVEMVNRVQTGVTFHRYFNPQRDMPAEAERVHGLSEAFLADKPLFKAEAQAFLDFIGDSPMVAHNASFDFGFINNELTMVGLPIVELDRMVDTVRIARARHPGAKNSLDALCTRYGIDRSHRTKHGALLDAELLAQVYVELLGGRQIGLELAAEQGLVESTVVETTVITRERVQRPARPHHASEAELAAHAKFLESIKTPLWLSD from the coding sequence ATGAGAGAGATCGTTTTCGACACTGAAACCACCGGACTCGACCCCAAAACAGGGGACAGACTCGTGGAAATCGGCTGTGTGGAAATGGTCAACCGGGTGCAGACCGGCGTCACATTTCACCGCTATTTCAATCCGCAGCGCGACATGCCGGCCGAGGCCGAACGGGTCCACGGCCTGTCCGAGGCCTTCCTGGCCGACAAGCCCCTGTTCAAGGCCGAAGCGCAGGCTTTCCTCGACTTTATCGGCGACTCGCCGATGGTCGCGCATAACGCCAGCTTCGACTTCGGATTCATCAACAATGAGCTGACGATGGTGGGCCTGCCCATCGTCGAACTCGATCGCATGGTCGACACCGTGCGCATCGCCCGCGCCCGGCATCCCGGCGCGAAAAACTCGCTCGACGCGCTCTGCACGCGTTACGGCATCGATCGCAGCCATCGCACGAAGCATGGCGCTCTGCTTGACGCGGAACTGCTGGCGCAGGTCTATGTCGAGCTGCTGGGCGGCCGCCAGATCGGTCTGGAACTTGCCGCCGAGCAGGGACTTGTTGAATCCACCGTGGTCGAAACCACTGTGATCACGCGGGAAAGGGTACAACGCCCGGCCCGCCCCCACCACGCCAGCGAAGCGGAATTGGCCGCTCACGCGAAGTTTTTGGAGTCGATCAAAACACCTCTTTGGCTTTCCGACTAA
- the raiA gene encoding ribosome-associated translation inhibitor RaiA, translating into MDIRVSGHQMETGEALRVHVEDRLNTITDKHFNKALSSVVTFGKAPGGSFRCDIVTHVRQGLILKGAGIAHDAHQSLDAAAVKIETQLRRYKKRLNDRHEQASHAVQSQEAAYTIFEEPVHEEGEEAHAEAPLVIAELRVDVPEATVSDAVMMLDLRNTNALLFKNAGTGKHNMVYRRGDGSIGWVEPS; encoded by the coding sequence ATGGACATTCGCGTTTCCGGCCATCAGATGGAAACCGGCGAAGCGCTGCGGGTCCACGTCGAGGACCGGCTGAACACCATCACGGACAAGCACTTCAACAAGGCGCTGTCTTCCGTGGTGACCTTCGGCAAGGCGCCCGGCGGTTCGTTCCGATGCGATATCGTGACTCATGTGCGCCAGGGGCTCATCCTCAAAGGCGCCGGCATCGCCCATGATGCGCATCAGAGCCTGGATGCGGCCGCCGTCAAGATCGAGACCCAGTTGCGCCGCTACAAGAAGCGCCTGAACGATCGCCACGAGCAGGCCAGCCATGCCGTGCAGTCGCAGGAAGCGGCCTACACCATCTTCGAGGAACCCGTTCACGAAGAGGGCGAGGAAGCCCATGCCGAGGCGCCTCTGGTCATTGCCGAGCTGCGCGTCGACGTGCCCGAAGCAACCGTTTCGGATGCGGTGATGATGCTGGATCTGCGCAACACCAATGCCTTGCTGTTCAAAAACGCTGGCACCGGAAAGCATAATATGGTCTACCGCCGGGGTGATGGCTCGATCGGCTGGGTCGAACCCTCGTAA
- a CDS encoding PTS sugar transporter subunit IIA: MTALFTLMPEAVGTISADSKPAIIEHLSGRFARVYALDEEQVRERIEEREKLGSTGFGRGVAIPHARMPDLVRPVAVVLRLESPVGFESADDMPVDIVFGLLSPEQAGAVHLHALAAISRMMRDDKMHAALIEAPSDEALYALLANVLDRDAA; the protein is encoded by the coding sequence ATGACAGCGCTGTTCACGCTCATGCCAGAGGCGGTAGGCACCATTTCGGCCGACAGCAAACCCGCGATCATCGAGCATCTGTCCGGGCGTTTCGCCCGGGTCTATGCGCTCGATGAGGAGCAGGTGCGCGAGCGGATCGAGGAACGCGAAAAGCTCGGCAGCACCGGCTTTGGCCGCGGTGTGGCCATCCCCCATGCGCGCATGCCCGATTTGGTGCGGCCGGTGGCGGTGGTGTTGCGGCTGGAATCGCCGGTAGGTTTTGAATCCGCCGACGATATGCCGGTGGATATCGTCTTTGGCCTGCTCTCGCCCGAACAGGCCGGGGCCGTTCACCTCCATGCGCTGGCCGCGATCAGCCGCATGATGCGCGACGACAAGATGCATGCCGCCCTGATCGAAGCCCCCAGCGACGAGGCGCTGTATGCCCTCCTCGCCAACGTCCTCGACCGCGACGCGGCGTAA
- a CDS encoding PaaI family thioesterase, which produces MDSGAGLHWRALEGLYASAPINQLFSSRLEVVGEGHARILFDIDPSVFHAGGAAHGTIYFKMLDDAAFYAANTLVTDRFLLTTSFNLLFSRPVRGGRVTAEGRWVSGRRRVLVAEARLIDEEGEEVGRGTGTFMRSHIALSSLPGYGG; this is translated from the coding sequence GTGGATTCAGGGGCCGGCCTGCATTGGCGCGCGTTGGAGGGGCTTTACGCTTCGGCGCCGATCAACCAGCTTTTTTCGTCGCGGCTTGAGGTTGTCGGCGAAGGCCATGCGCGCATCCTCTTCGACATCGATCCGTCCGTTTTCCACGCGGGCGGCGCGGCGCATGGCACGATCTATTTCAAGATGCTCGACGATGCGGCCTTCTACGCCGCCAACACGCTCGTCACCGACCGTTTCCTGCTGACCACCTCCTTCAACCTGTTGTTCTCACGCCCGGTGCGCGGTGGGCGCGTGACGGCGGAGGGGCGCTGGGTCAGCGGTCGCCGTCGCGTGCTGGTGGCCGAGGCCCGGCTGATCGACGAGGAAGGCGAGGAGGTCGGGCGCGGCACCGGCACCTTCATGCGCTCGCATATCGCGCTTTCCTCGCTGCCCGGTTACGGCGGATGA
- a CDS encoding DUF1491 family protein yields MSETPRLPAAVEVSALVRQVNAQGGFATVLTKGEADAGTILLLLCENGHDQRVYERMPMADGTRGWHCAKRRDPDDPQPFQDWLDRRSRQDRDLWIVELDIAGAERFIGLAV; encoded by the coding sequence ATGAGCGAGACCCCTCGCCTGCCCGCCGCTGTGGAAGTCTCGGCGCTGGTCAGGCAGGTGAATGCACAGGGCGGTTTCGCCACGGTGCTGACCAAGGGTGAGGCGGACGCGGGCACGATCCTGCTGCTGCTCTGCGAGAACGGTCATGACCAGCGCGTCTATGAACGCATGCCCATGGCGGATGGCACACGCGGCTGGCATTGCGCCAAACGCCGCGATCCCGATGACCCGCAACCCTTCCAGGATTGGCTTGACCGCCGAAGCCGGCAGGACCGCGACCTGTGGATCGTCGAACTAGACATCGCGGGGGCGGAACGATTCATCGGATTGGCCGTTTAG
- a CDS encoding cell wall hydrolase produces the protein MRQLLTRAKSLSLAATVLILTAVGSGASAQQNEPTLQTVPVPAAAPLANGTANAAALDLEPAPAVNAATLTQLVARQPQGEEVSSEINCLAGAVYFEARNETLDGQLAVARVVVARSRSGRFPDSYCGVVYQPSQFSFIHGGMMPVINHASAGWHRALAIAEIAHDGSWQSPVEGAMFFHSARISPRWHRQRVARIDNHVFYR, from the coding sequence ATGCGTCAGCTTCTCACCCGCGCCAAAAGCCTGTCTCTGGCTGCGACCGTCCTGATCTTGACCGCCGTTGGTTCCGGCGCCTCTGCCCAGCAGAATGAACCGACTCTGCAGACCGTGCCTGTTCCTGCCGCCGCGCCTCTGGCCAATGGCACCGCGAACGCCGCTGCTCTCGACCTTGAACCGGCCCCTGCCGTGAATGCCGCGACGCTGACCCAACTGGTCGCCCGGCAGCCGCAGGGCGAAGAGGTTTCCTCCGAAATCAACTGTCTGGCCGGCGCCGTCTATTTCGAGGCGCGCAATGAAACGCTCGATGGCCAGCTTGCTGTGGCCCGTGTGGTTGTCGCCCGCTCGCGCTCTGGCCGTTTCCCGGACAGCTATTGCGGCGTGGTCTACCAGCCTTCCCAGTTCTCCTTCATCCATGGCGGCATGATGCCGGTGATCAACCACGCCTCGGCCGGTTGGCACCGTGCGCTGGCGATCGCCGAAATCGCCCATGACGGTAGCTGGCAGAGCCCCGTTGAAGGCGCGATGTTCTTCCATTCCGCACGTATCTCGCCCCGCTGGCATCGCCAGCGCGTGGCCCGGATCGACAATCACGTCTTCTATCGCTGA
- a CDS encoding glutathione S-transferase N-terminal domain-containing protein produces MTTTPFRPVLYLKDRCPWCLKLRLFLLEAGLIGGFELRVFVPGDDQEAAIRAELEPHVEKVTFPIAQIAPGRYLPDSGAIIDHYAQEAGVDVASLPTLDQYVRGPLATMAALRKEIAELKGKG; encoded by the coding sequence ATGACCACCACGCCCTTCCGCCCGGTTCTCTATCTCAAGGACCGCTGCCCATGGTGCCTGAAGCTGCGTTTGTTTCTGCTCGAGGCGGGGCTGATCGGCGGCTTCGAACTGCGCGTCTTCGTGCCCGGCGATGATCAGGAGGCGGCGATCCGCGCCGAGCTGGAGCCGCATGTCGAGAAGGTGACCTTCCCCATCGCCCAGATCGCGCCGGGGCGGTATCTGCCTGATTCCGGGGCGATCATCGATCATTATGCGCAAGAGGCTGGTGTGGATGTGGCCAGCCTGCCGACGCTGGATCAATATGTGCGCGGGCCTTTGGCGACCATGGCCGCGCTCAGGAAGGAAATCGCGGAGTTGAAGGGGAAAGGGTAA